One window of Candidatus Eremiobacterota bacterium genomic DNA carries:
- a CDS encoding CHAT domain-containing protein: MKKLFLSLIMLLGVLLLSAPLSAQDFPAIMEKMKALQYKMMTGLKYQQEHDYKAAIREYEEALLIEVDLKKNVKGMPEIEKGVNQMILQITLSIASCARFDGDLEQAREYYKTAYQLAIAQNSMQSMITIVYEYALLCRDINDYNNFTTYFNALKEIKKKFDEVDSAKLSDSEQVIYYDVYNRYRSLYLTDLEFLYSLNKLDEVIKRLDDGQYRQIEKKLSAFTPELLAATCKKLSGNNAGTILPLITLMYEVIIGNVTSKMLAINYHGMCERSRGNYAEALKAFEESLAFIRSLDIEKEKSTIDHIKEAAIKNAESLEPSTKSQTLSIFNTFKGKDLEEMLLIFLINNKYHRARTYQKIGNLTKATELLREIEKDCTRISPCYRQQILPSIYYGEGELVLATGSPQKAREYATKALTLCGDSPFLIEYRWKSENLLGKIYEHEGLLNESQRAYEQAVADIEELMLSLYIDKQQEEFFQERTEPYEGIIRVLIKQGKPQEAFSYAEKMKAASLRLHLGELIVKQKLTGEKQETLQSLALQNAMAQKDMKRNADSPSPSKAQEGALKNKSIAIKKQLNETLQSDEPDFRNLVLSSAISCQDALKVLNEDTAILEYLYQTSAPKGENKVYLFLVTSREQKVLTLDIAPEELIKAVTALCKTYSEKGSNWEVPASSLFSSLVAPVLPLIKGKKHLIIIPHQELNKLPFHALLDSEDRPLIEKFSITYAPSVTTLKLCREKKTAPGQKLAAFAYGNIQKEGISPLPETNREVDSLKQIYKDADVFKEKDFSLSNVLKVLKEKNVLHFATHGMLNDNTPENSCLVTSSGINISVDKILGFQDQKMQANLVVMSACQTGKGKLYPGDGQVGLTRSFMYAGTPSVVASLWSVSDESTADLMEAFYRNLASGLDKGEALRKAELEIMGKYPHPFHWAPFILVGDWT; this comes from the coding sequence ATGAAAAAGCTCTTTCTCTCTTTGATCATGCTGCTGGGAGTGCTTCTGCTCTCAGCGCCGCTCAGTGCCCAGGATTTCCCGGCCATCATGGAAAAGATGAAAGCCCTCCAGTACAAGATGATGACCGGCCTGAAATACCAGCAGGAGCATGACTACAAGGCGGCAATCAGGGAGTATGAGGAAGCCCTGCTGATCGAGGTTGATCTGAAGAAAAATGTGAAAGGAATGCCCGAAATTGAGAAGGGCGTCAACCAGATGATACTGCAGATCACCCTGAGTATCGCCTCCTGCGCGAGGTTCGATGGGGACCTGGAACAGGCGAGAGAATATTACAAAACGGCCTATCAACTCGCCATAGCCCAGAATTCGATGCAGTCCATGATCACCATCGTCTATGAATATGCGCTTCTCTGCCGGGATATCAACGACTATAACAATTTTACCACCTATTTCAACGCCTTGAAGGAAATCAAGAAAAAATTTGATGAAGTAGACAGCGCAAAGCTGAGCGACAGTGAGCAGGTCATTTATTATGACGTCTATAACAGATACAGGAGCCTCTATCTGACAGATCTTGAATTTCTCTATTCCCTCAACAAGCTTGACGAGGTCATTAAGAGACTTGATGACGGGCAGTACAGGCAGATCGAAAAAAAGCTCTCGGCTTTTACCCCTGAACTGCTCGCCGCTACCTGTAAAAAGCTGAGCGGGAACAACGCCGGGACCATCCTCCCTCTCATTACTCTCATGTATGAAGTGATCATAGGCAATGTCACCTCGAAGATGCTGGCCATCAATTATCATGGAATGTGCGAGAGGTCGCGGGGCAACTATGCTGAGGCTCTCAAAGCCTTTGAAGAATCGCTTGCCTTTATCAGATCTCTTGATATTGAAAAGGAGAAATCCACCATTGACCATATCAAGGAAGCGGCAATCAAGAATGCCGAAAGCCTCGAGCCCTCCACAAAAAGCCAGACACTCTCCATCTTCAATACTTTCAAGGGAAAAGATCTGGAGGAGATGCTCCTGATTTTCCTGATTAACAACAAATACCACCGGGCAAGGACTTACCAGAAGATAGGAAACCTCACCAAGGCAACTGAACTCCTGAGAGAAATCGAGAAAGACTGCACCAGGATATCTCCCTGTTACAGGCAGCAGATCCTTCCCAGCATCTATTACGGTGAGGGTGAACTGGTCCTGGCAACGGGCTCTCCGCAGAAAGCCAGGGAATATGCGACAAAAGCTCTCACGCTTTGCGGGGATTCTCCCTTTCTCATTGAATACCGCTGGAAAAGTGAAAATCTCCTCGGAAAAATCTATGAGCATGAGGGCCTCCTCAATGAAAGCCAGAGAGCATATGAGCAGGCAGTGGCAGACATTGAAGAGCTGATGCTCTCCCTCTATATTGACAAACAGCAGGAGGAATTCTTTCAGGAGAGAACGGAGCCTTACGAAGGAATAATCAGGGTCCTGATCAAGCAGGGGAAGCCACAGGAAGCCTTTTCATATGCTGAGAAAATGAAGGCGGCAAGCCTGAGGCTCCACCTGGGTGAGCTTATCGTGAAACAGAAGCTCACCGGGGAGAAACAGGAGACTCTCCAGTCGCTGGCACTCCAGAATGCCATGGCGCAGAAGGATATGAAAAGAAACGCAGATTCTCCCTCACCTTCAAAAGCACAGGAGGGAGCCCTCAAGAATAAATCCATTGCAATAAAGAAGCAGCTCAATGAGACACTCCAGAGTGACGAGCCCGATTTCAGGAATCTTGTCCTTTCTTCGGCAATCTCCTGCCAGGATGCCCTCAAGGTACTCAATGAAGACACGGCAATCCTGGAATACCTCTACCAGACTTCGGCACCGAAAGGCGAAAACAAGGTCTACCTTTTCCTGGTCACCTCAAGGGAGCAGAAAGTCCTTACCCTCGATATCGCGCCGGAAGAGCTGATAAAGGCTGTTACCGCCCTTTGCAAAACCTACAGCGAAAAAGGCAGCAACTGGGAGGTCCCGGCCTCTTCGCTTTTCTCCTCTCTGGTAGCCCCGGTGCTTCCCCTTATCAAGGGGAAAAAGCACCTGATCATTATTCCTCACCAGGAATTGAACAAGCTTCCCTTCCACGCGCTTCTCGACAGTGAGGACAGGCCCCTCATCGAAAAATTCTCCATCACCTATGCTCCTTCGGTGACGACGCTCAAGCTCTGCAGAGAAAAGAAAACTGCGCCGGGGCAGAAACTTGCTGCCTTTGCCTACGGCAACATTCAGAAGGAGGGGATCTCCCCCCTGCCGGAAACCAACAGGGAAGTGGACTCACTGAAACAAATATATAAAGACGCCGATGTTTTCAAGGAAAAGGACTTCAGCCTCTCAAACGTGCTCAAGGTGCTCAAGGAAAAGAATGTCCTCCATTTTGCCACCCATGGAATGCTTAACGACAACACTCCTGAAAACTCATGCCTTGTCACTTCGTCAGGGATAAACATATCGGTTGACAAGATTCTTGGATTTCAAGATCAGAAGATGCAAGCAAATCTTGTGGTGATGAGCGCCTGCCAGACAGGGAAAGGGAAGCTCTACCCCGGCGATGGGCAGGTGGGCCTCACGCGGTCCTTCATGTATGCCGGGACCCCGTCGGTAGTGGCGAGTCTCTGGAGCGTCTCCGACGAGTCAACGGCGGACCTTATGGAGGCCTTCTACCGCAACCTCGCCTCGGGCCTTGACAAGGGCGAGGCCCTCCGCAAGGCCGAGCTCGAGATCATGGGAAAATATCCCCATCCCTTCCACTGGGCGCCTTTCATCCTCGTGGGAGACTGGACCTAG
- a CDS encoding PilZ domain-containing protein: protein MGLLGFMKKWLGEPPEQVPSRRTKILEDSGLSKGRSLRSRYFAEKRRFSRYAHCQEIFCYPMTSLPMRAMVLDASLGGLRLKTAENIEVNSNVGITLEIKGHMAQFLVKVLWESKSSDSYQYGVCFEKTEHNNNRELVNYIALLKGAPAS, encoded by the coding sequence ATGGGACTCTTGGGATTCATGAAAAAGTGGCTCGGGGAGCCACCGGAGCAGGTGCCATCAAGAAGGACAAAGATACTTGAGGACAGTGGGCTCTCAAAGGGCCGCAGCCTTCGCAGCCGCTATTTTGCCGAGAAGAGAAGGTTTTCCCGCTATGCCCACTGCCAGGAGATATTCTGCTACCCTATGACTTCGCTGCCCATGAGGGCCATGGTGCTTGATGCGAGTCTTGGGGGACTCCGCCTGAAGACGGCGGAGAACATCGAAGTGAACAGCAATGTGGGGATCACCCTGGAGATCAAGGGCCACATGGCACAGTTTCTTGTCAAAGTGCTCTGGGAGTCAAAGAGCAGCGATTCCTATCAGTACGGCGTCTGTTTTGAAAAGACAGAACATAATAATAACCGGGAGCTTGTCAATTATATCGCTCTTTTAAAGGGAGCGCCGGCATCATAA
- a CDS encoding GAF domain-containing sensor histidine kinase, translating into MRAPCPRCKTIHDVPDGQESLTIHCGCGEEFFLTAPPRKRASARRKPVQCSRCNRIYDPRELVEGKKICLTCGTLIVLKERQDMAKERGERQIAYARTEMRALIEMCTLMNTSFDHDRVLGEIMRISTDILYAEGSSLILLDEDKDSMIFYVTTGDRSEELKKVTLQKGEGIAGHVLATRKPLIVNNTRQDPRFCDKVDSTVKFTTRNLLCVPLFAGKRITGVLEVVNKLNNEFFDEYDLKIAEAIAGQAGLAIEKSRFIEESIKSERLVAVGQTISNISFCIKHILTSLEGWSSMLDMAIQEKDHENIGRSFSQVRTNISRISNLVMDMLFYTGAQEKNLVPADLQAIMSEVQEVLREEAAAKGVKITASLDGQPGLCYVTPQDIYRCFFNLVTNAIEACPPAGGSVEIAITFKPESGLVFVEISDNGEGIPPENLEKIFSVFFTTRGYGHSGLGLAISRKIAEDHGGGIVVESQRGRGARFLIRIAFLDSPPRR; encoded by the coding sequence ATGAGAGCCCCATGCCCCCGGTGCAAGACAATCCACGACGTTCCTGACGGCCAGGAATCACTGACAATCCACTGCGGGTGCGGCGAAGAATTCTTCCTCACGGCGCCACCGCGCAAAAGGGCCTCAGCCCGGCGAAAGCCTGTCCAGTGTTCACGGTGCAACAGGATCTATGATCCCCGGGAGCTCGTGGAAGGGAAAAAAATCTGCCTCACCTGCGGCACGCTGATTGTCCTCAAAGAACGCCAGGACATGGCAAAAGAGAGGGGTGAGCGGCAGATAGCCTACGCGAGGACCGAGATGCGTGCCCTCATTGAGATGTGCACCCTCATGAACACCTCCTTCGACCATGATAGAGTTCTCGGGGAAATCATGAGGATCTCGACGGACATCCTCTATGCAGAGGGCTCCTCTTTGATACTTCTTGACGAAGACAAGGATTCAATGATTTTTTATGTCACCACCGGTGACCGCTCCGAGGAATTAAAGAAAGTAACCCTCCAGAAAGGCGAGGGAATCGCCGGCCACGTGCTGGCCACGAGGAAGCCCCTCATCGTCAACAATACCAGGCAGGATCCCCGTTTCTGCGACAAGGTGGACAGCACGGTGAAATTCACCACAAGGAACCTGCTCTGCGTTCCCCTCTTTGCAGGCAAGAGAATAACCGGTGTGCTGGAAGTGGTCAACAAGCTCAATAACGAGTTCTTTGACGAGTACGACTTGAAAATTGCCGAAGCTATCGCAGGACAGGCGGGCCTTGCCATTGAAAAATCCAGATTCATCGAGGAAAGCATAAAGTCGGAGCGCCTTGTCGCTGTGGGACAGACCATATCAAATATCTCATTCTGCATAAAGCACATTCTCACCAGCCTTGAAGGCTGGTCATCAATGCTGGATATGGCGATACAGGAGAAAGATCATGAAAATATCGGGCGCAGCTTCAGTCAGGTAAGGACCAACATTTCCCGCATCTCCAATCTGGTGATGGATATGCTCTTTTATACCGGGGCTCAGGAAAAGAACCTAGTTCCCGCCGACCTTCAGGCCATCATGAGCGAAGTGCAGGAGGTCCTCAGGGAAGAAGCTGCAGCAAAGGGAGTGAAGATAACGGCCTCCCTTGACGGCCAGCCGGGACTTTGCTACGTGACACCCCAGGATATTTACCGCTGCTTCTTCAACCTTGTCACCAATGCCATTGAAGCCTGCCCTCCGGCGGGAGGGTCCGTGGAGATCGCCATTACCTTCAAGCCCGAGAGCGGCCTTGTATTCGTCGAGATTTCAGACAACGGCGAAGGAATTCCCCCGGAGAACCTCGAGAAAATTTTCTCCGTGTTCTTTACCACCAGAGGATACGGCCATTCGGGCCTGGGCCTTGCCATCTCCCGGAAGATTGCCGAGGATCACGGCGGCGGAATTGTGGTTGAGTCCCAGAGGGGCAGGGGCGCAAGGTTTCTTATCAGGATAGCTTTCTTGGACTCGCCGCCGAGGAGATAA
- a CDS encoding radical SAM protein produces the protein MEWTNYNNPFNSVKVLAHFRNLLGIRDWKLLPPVSVDIDPSNRCNLKCPWCIQSHAQQDLIRNDAELPAYIMERFGDFLSQWGVKACCIGGSGESLMNENINVLIKSLHDNKIQTSMISNGILLDRLEHPEYFDFIGISVDAATAKVWSLVKGISENEELFQRVLDNIAHIVHKTEVGFKFLTYKDNVHEIVSAAKLARDLGCRLFHARPCYTTQPEQHMSMEEIRKANELLDAARTIYETDAFKVYSIYHKYTHDFKKKIKFTKCRVTPLRLTFGADMKAYLCCDRRGEYALAPFAHGFDQVISKWGSEEHYKLMESIDISKCPRCTYSGYQEIFEKAILNDGMNINHI, from the coding sequence ATGGAATGGACCAATTACAACAATCCGTTTAACTCGGTCAAGGTGCTTGCCCACTTCAGGAATCTCCTGGGAATAAGGGACTGGAAGCTCCTACCCCCTGTTTCCGTTGACATCGATCCTTCAAACCGGTGCAATCTGAAATGCCCGTGGTGCATACAAAGCCACGCACAGCAGGATCTTATAAGAAATGACGCAGAGCTCCCCGCCTATATCATGGAGCGCTTCGGGGACTTTCTCTCGCAGTGGGGAGTGAAGGCCTGCTGTATCGGCGGCTCGGGGGAATCTCTGATGAACGAGAATATCAATGTGCTGATAAAGTCCCTCCATGACAACAAAATCCAGACCTCCATGATCTCAAACGGGATTCTTCTTGACAGGCTTGAGCACCCTGAATATTTTGACTTTATCGGGATAAGCGTCGATGCCGCCACGGCCAAAGTCTGGTCCCTTGTAAAAGGCATCTCTGAGAATGAGGAGCTCTTCCAGAGAGTGCTTGATAATATTGCCCATATTGTCCACAAGACAGAGGTGGGCTTCAAGTTCCTGACCTACAAGGACAATGTGCATGAGATCGTGAGCGCCGCCAAGCTTGCCCGCGACCTGGGGTGCAGGCTCTTTCATGCCCGTCCCTGCTATACCACCCAGCCAGAGCAGCATATGTCAATGGAGGAGATACGGAAAGCCAACGAGCTTCTCGATGCCGCCCGTACAATCTATGAGACCGACGCCTTCAAGGTCTACTCGATCTATCACAAATACACCCATGACTTCAAGAAAAAAATCAAGTTCACCAAGTGCAGGGTCACGCCGCTCCGCCTCACCTTCGGTGCCGATATGAAGGCATACCTCTGCTGCGACAGGCGCGGCGAGTACGCCCTCGCACCCTTTGCCCACGGATTTGACCAGGTAATCTCCAAATGGGGCTCCGAGGAGCACTACAAGCTCATGGAATCCATCGACATCAGCAAATGCCCGCGGTGCACCTACAGCGGCTACCAGGAAATCTTTGAAAAGGCTATCTTAAATGACGGGATGAATATCAATCACATATAG
- a CDS encoding S-layer homology domain-containing protein, producing the protein MRKIAIITLILVIWGGFNSACHGAPLFGDVPDTHWANDAVANLAAKGIVEGYPDGTFKGDRACTRYEMAMVIARFLAKNDQEHATFATKAELQETRRLVMEYLDELQAYGVRVTNLEEDTSKLNKRVTELERVRFYGSFEASGVSQFVGGDIPFIGTIRVPGVDWSSGRLLTSGSGMTALAKLGIDAKIAPEINAGVELASFTNLGDPNVNNYWGIVPPYLSNPYLAAGTNPSQWYTQSLLNIPWSRTTIDRLWMVHKPTETKVICGSFTPEYIDRSVLAGPKNPNIHGPDTLPFYGAKVSSYRKGRLLSYEAAFATVPQDSSGVFNYNTWMGVGNVGLNWDKARIAFNYMRTVNEMSSFGTIQGAGIIPIPLRRQWLDARTNSLRSFVGPQAQNTAGASANVDLSKEVKFVAEYAATEYNPDTSKTNFNATARGDLLRAGFSGYFQKKLALDLYYSSVSAAFDPFLLRYQVPPNIPTVLPYGNYYTDYWQLHDYLKYPSNRQGLSFTGSYKWPDTMLSANWSSLQQVRACTPANVQSIGYVEPIFSTLQGGGSELGTIGSWGIGISHTFPTKLSAFINYSNYTISRSSAFPLDTINIGENFYSGGLSYPFTNKFSVFASYTVFSLKGNYGIINSDFRQDIPSLGASYSLGQDSYIRASYRLFSLSNNAVARSNWSGNQAMMEYKITF; encoded by the coding sequence GTGCGAAAAATAGCAATAATCACATTGATACTAGTCATATGGGGAGGTTTCAATTCAGCATGCCACGGGGCACCTCTCTTCGGTGATGTGCCTGATACCCACTGGGCTAACGATGCAGTGGCGAACCTCGCTGCGAAAGGGATCGTTGAAGGCTACCCTGACGGCACTTTCAAGGGGGACAGGGCCTGCACGCGCTATGAGATGGCAATGGTCATCGCCCGTTTTCTCGCAAAGAATGACCAGGAGCACGCCACTTTCGCCACGAAGGCAGAGCTTCAGGAAACAAGAAGGCTCGTCATGGAATACCTTGATGAGCTCCAGGCCTATGGAGTGAGAGTAACCAACCTCGAGGAAGATACTTCGAAGCTCAACAAGCGCGTGACAGAGCTCGAGAGGGTGAGATTTTACGGGAGCTTCGAGGCTTCCGGTGTCAGCCAGTTCGTGGGTGGCGACATCCCCTTTATCGGCACGATCAGAGTACCGGGCGTTGACTGGAGCTCCGGGCGTCTTCTCACGTCGGGATCAGGGATGACGGCACTTGCAAAGCTGGGCATTGATGCAAAGATTGCACCGGAAATCAATGCGGGAGTGGAGCTTGCCTCCTTTACGAACCTGGGCGATCCCAATGTGAACAACTACTGGGGAATCGTTCCCCCTTACCTTTCGAACCCTTACCTCGCCGCAGGCACCAACCCTTCCCAATGGTACACCCAGTCGCTGCTGAACATTCCCTGGAGCAGGACCACCATTGACCGGCTCTGGATGGTTCACAAGCCCACGGAAACAAAGGTGATCTGCGGTTCATTCACCCCGGAGTACATTGACAGGAGCGTCCTGGCGGGCCCCAAGAACCCCAACATCCATGGGCCCGATACCCTTCCCTTCTACGGGGCAAAAGTGAGCTCTTACAGGAAAGGGCGCCTCCTCTCTTACGAGGCGGCCTTTGCCACGGTCCCCCAGGACTCTTCAGGCGTCTTTAATTACAATACATGGATGGGTGTGGGAAATGTGGGGCTCAACTGGGACAAGGCCCGCATCGCGTTCAACTACATGCGCACCGTCAACGAGATGTCCTCTTTCGGCACAATCCAGGGAGCGGGAATCATCCCCATACCGCTCCGCAGGCAATGGCTTGACGCGAGAACAAACTCCCTGAGAAGCTTTGTGGGCCCCCAGGCCCAGAATACCGCCGGAGCGAGCGCCAATGTTGACCTCTCAAAAGAGGTGAAGTTCGTGGCCGAATACGCCGCGACAGAATATAATCCCGACACGTCGAAAACAAACTTCAATGCCACGGCGAGAGGCGACCTGCTGAGAGCGGGCTTTTCGGGCTACTTCCAGAAGAAGCTCGCACTCGATCTCTATTATTCCTCGGTGTCTGCAGCCTTTGATCCCTTCCTGCTGAGATACCAGGTGCCTCCCAACATTCCGACAGTGCTCCCGTACGGCAATTACTACACTGATTACTGGCAGTTACACGATTACCTGAAATACCCGAGCAACAGGCAGGGGCTGAGCTTCACGGGGAGCTACAAGTGGCCCGACACGATGCTCTCGGCGAACTGGAGCAGCCTGCAGCAGGTAAGAGCCTGCACCCCTGCGAATGTGCAGAGCATAGGCTATGTAGAGCCCATATTCTCCACGCTGCAGGGCGGGGGAAGCGAGCTGGGGACCATAGGCAGCTGGGGTATCGGCATATCTCATACCTTTCCTACGAAGCTTTCCGCCTTTATCAACTATTCAAACTACACCATCTCCCGTTCTAGCGCATTCCCGCTTGACACCATCAATATCGGCGAGAATTTTTACTCCGGCGGCCTGAGCTATCCCTTCACCAACAAATTCTCTGTGTTTGCAAGCTACACCGTATTCTCTCTCAAGGGTAACTACGGGATCATAAACTCAGACTTCCGCCAGGACATTCCCTCCCTGGGAGCCAGCTACAGTCTGGGGCAGGATTCCTACATAAGGGCATCGTACCGTCTCTTCTCTCTTTCCAACAATGCCGTGGCCCGTTCAAACTGGAGCGGCAACCAGGCCATGATGGAATACAAGATAACGTTCTGA